Genomic window (Luteibacter yeojuensis):
CGTGGCCGAGGCCGACCATCGCGAAGGGCGCGGCCCGGAGTTTCCCGGCGTCGACGGCACGCTCTACCGCCTTTCCTTCCGCGGCGACGCGACGTATTCGCCGTTGCTGTCGCGCGTGGTGCGCGACACGGGCGTGGAATACAACCTCCTGTCCGGCCGCGTCGACCGGATCAAGGACACGCCTTACGGACAACTGACCCTGGCCATGCGCGGCGAACGCCTCGACGACGCGCTCGCGCAGATCCGCGCCGCCGGTGTCGACATCGAGGAAGTGACCCGATGAGCCCCCTGCACTCCCTGTTCCCGAATATCGACTGGCCGGAGATCGCGCAGGCCTGCCTCGACACGCTGCTGATGCTCGGCGGCTCGCTGCTCTTCACCATCGTCATCGGCCTGCCGCTGGGCGTGTGGCTGTTCCTCAGCGCGCGCGGCCAGTTGCATGCGAAGCCGAAGCTCTATGCCGTGCTGTCCTTCGTCGTGAACGTCCTGCGCTCCATCCCGTTCATCATCCTGATGATCCTGCTGATTCCCCTGACCCAGGCGATCACCGGCGTGAGCATCGGCATCCGCGGCGCCATCGTGCCGCTGGTGATCGGCGCGGCGCCGTTCTTCGCGCGGCTCGTGGAGACCGCCTTGCGCGAGGTCGACCGCGGCGTCATCGAGGCAAGCCAGGCCATGGGCGCCACGACGGCGCAGATCGTGGCGCGCGTGCTGTTGCCCGAGGCCCGCGCGGGCCTGATCGCCAGCAGCACCGTCACCGCCGTCGCCCTCGTCGGATACACGGCCATGGGTGGCATCGTGGGTGCGGGCGGCCTCGGCGCCCTCGCCTACCAGTACGGTTACAACGGCTACAAGCCCGACTACATGCTGGTGACCGTGGCGCTGCTCGTGCTGCTGGTGCAGGCCTTGCAGTCGGTGGGCGATCGTCTTGTCGCCCGCTATAGCCGACGCTGAACGGCCGTCCGGACGTCTTTGCATCCGGCGGTATGGACGTCTATGCTGTCGCACCGCAACATAGCGATGGACGCCCCATGAAGAAGTACCTGCTGCCCCTCCTCTCCGCCCTTGCCCTGCTGGCGGCGGGCTGTTCCGGTGGCCAGGACAACGGCAGGGACGCGGATGGCGAAGCGACGCTCACGGTCGCCGCCACGCCGGTGCCACATACGGAAATCCTCAAGGAGATCAAGCCCCTGCTCGCAAAGCAGGGCGTGAAGCTCGAGATCCGCGTGTTCACCGACTATGTGCAGCCGAACATGCAGGTGGCACAGAAGCAGCTCGACGCGAATTTCTTCCAGACCGGGCCCTACCTCGACGCCTTCAACAAGGAACGCGGCACCGACCTGGTCAAGGTGGTGGGCGTGCACATCGAGCCGTTCGGCGCGTATTCGCGCAAGTACACCTCGATCGACCAGCTTCCCGACGGGGCCAATGTCGTCATCCCCAACGACCCGAGCAACGGCAGCCGCGCCCTGCTCCTGCTCGCGCAGCACCGCCTGATCGCCCTCGCGGCCCCGGACGATCGCCTGGCCACGCTGAAGGACATCGTCGCCAATCCGAAGCACCTCAAGTTCCGCGAACTCGAGGCCGCCATGCTGCCACGCGTGCTGGGCGAAGTGGACCTCGCGCTCATCAACACCAACTACGCACTGGCCGCCAAGCTCAATCCGGTAAAGGATGCCTTGCTGATCGAAGACAAGGAATCGCCGTACGTGAACTTCCTCGTCGCGCGCCCGGACAACAAGGACGACCCGCGCGTGCAGAAGCTCGCCGCGGCGCTGACCTCGCCCGAGGTCAAGGCGTTCATCGAGAAGACTTACGGCGGAGCGGTGCAGCCGGCGTTCTGACCGGTCCTCGTTCCTGCGAAGGCAGGAACCCATCGACTCGTTCGTGCCTAGAGGCTCAAGTCACCGGGCCCCTGCCTTCGCAGGGACGACGGACTCGGGCCGCCACGGCGTCGTAGAACGACTCCGGCAATACCGCTCGCACGGGCACGCGCCACCAGTTCGGGCGTGCGAAGGCGCGGCATTTCACCGCGTCCTTGTCGGTCATCAGCACAGGGCATCCATCCGCGAAGACGAAGTCGTCGCGGGTGAAGGCATGGTGGTCCGCAAAGGGATGCCCATGCACCGCGATGCCCTGCTCCACGAGGCTGGCGAAGAAGCGCGCCGGATGGCCGATACCCGCGACCGCATGCACCGGACGGCCGGCAAAGTCGGACAGCGGCATCGCCAGGGACGGTTCGTGCATGTTCACGGCGAGGCCGCCTTCCAGGCGCATCGTCACTTCGTGCCCGACGGGCGCGCCGCCGTTGACGACGACGAAATCGACGTCGTCCAGGCGGCCGGCAGGCTCGCGCAACGGGCCCGCCGGAAGCAGGTGCCCATTGCCCAGGCGGCGCTCGCCGTCGATGACGCAGATTTCGACGTCGCGTCCCAAACGGTAG
Coding sequences:
- a CDS encoding MetQ/NlpA family ABC transporter substrate-binding protein, whose amino-acid sequence is MKKYLLPLLSALALLAAGCSGGQDNGRDADGEATLTVAATPVPHTEILKEIKPLLAKQGVKLEIRVFTDYVQPNMQVAQKQLDANFFQTGPYLDAFNKERGTDLVKVVGVHIEPFGAYSRKYTSIDQLPDGANVVIPNDPSNGSRALLLLAQHRLIALAAPDDRLATLKDIVANPKHLKFRELEAAMLPRVLGEVDLALINTNYALAAKLNPVKDALLIEDKESPYVNFLVARPDNKDDPRVQKLAAALTSPEVKAFIEKTYGGAVQPAF
- the lpxK gene encoding tetraacyldisaccharide 4'-kinase, with the translated sequence MALGASLQRRWYGGGSPPWWTRPLESLYRHVSGRRARRFRDDPSAVVRLPVPVVVVGNITVGGTGKTPLIVALAQAMTARGFAPGVVSRGYGGSERGPYLLRGDDDPARVGDEPSLIRQSGVPVAIGRERPEAARLLIDAGCDLVLADDGLQHYRLGRDVEICVIDGERRLGNGHLLPAGPLREPAGRLDDVDFVVVNGGAPVGHEVTMRLEGGLAVNMHEPSLAMPLSDFAGRPVHAVAGIGHPARFFASLVEQGIAVHGHPFADHHAFTRDDFVFADGCPVLMTDKDAVKCRAFARPNWWRVPVRAVLPESFYDAVAARVRRPCEGRGPVT
- a CDS encoding methionine ABC transporter permease codes for the protein MSPLHSLFPNIDWPEIAQACLDTLLMLGGSLLFTIVIGLPLGVWLFLSARGQLHAKPKLYAVLSFVVNVLRSIPFIILMILLIPLTQAITGVSIGIRGAIVPLVIGAAPFFARLVETALREVDRGVIEASQAMGATTAQIVARVLLPEARAGLIASSTVTAVALVGYTAMGGIVGAGGLGALAYQYGYNGYKPDYMLVTVALLVLLVQALQSVGDRLVARYSRR